The proteins below are encoded in one region of Syntrophotalea carbinolica DSM 2380:
- the atpB gene encoding F0F1 ATP synthase subunit A codes for MTHPFVLLKWLIAKLHFGFSAEMLEQHGFFQHVTHTWLVMAILIGVGLLATHRAGLVPGGMQNFMELVLVEIRGMVRDTMGPKGMVYFPLIATLALFLLVSNLIGLIPGFAPPTASLNTNAALAVGVFLVTHIVGVREHGIRYFKHFMGPVWWLTPLILPIELIGHLARPLSLSLRLFGNMYGHEIVLMIFFSLVPLLLPIPMMLMGILVAFIQTFVFMLLSMIYIAGALEEAH; via the coding sequence ATGACGCATCCCTTTGTACTTCTAAAATGGCTGATCGCAAAACTGCACTTCGGCTTTTCGGCCGAAATGCTGGAGCAACATGGCTTTTTTCAGCATGTCACCCATACCTGGCTGGTTATGGCCATCCTGATAGGGGTCGGCCTGCTGGCCACGCACAGGGCCGGGCTGGTGCCGGGCGGCATGCAGAATTTTATGGAGCTTGTACTGGTGGAGATCCGCGGCATGGTGCGTGACACCATGGGGCCCAAAGGTATGGTCTATTTCCCGCTGATCGCCACGCTTGCCCTGTTCCTGCTGGTGTCCAACCTTATCGGACTGATTCCGGGATTCGCACCGCCCACCGCCAGTCTCAATACCAACGCCGCCCTGGCCGTGGGGGTTTTCCTCGTCACCCACATCGTTGGGGTACGGGAACACGGCATCAGGTACTTCAAACATTTTATGGGACCGGTCTGGTGGTTAACGCCCCTTATCCTGCCGATTGAACTTATCGGCCATCTGGCGCGGCCGTTGTCCTTGTCCCTGCGTCTGTTCGGCAACATGTACGGTCACGAGATCGTGCTGATGATCTTTTTCAGCCTGGTGCCGTTGTTGTTGCCCATCCCCATGATGCTTATGGGGATTCTGGTGGCTTTCATCCAGACCTTCGTTTTTATGTTGCTGTCCATGATTTACATCGCCGGTGCATTAGAAGAGGCGCATTAG
- the atpE gene encoding ATP synthase F0 subunit C, protein MDFFSWVMITAGFGMAIGSLGTGIGQGLAVKSALEGVARNPGASGKILTTMMIGLAMIESLAIYVFVVAMIILFANPFQDVVLELLAK, encoded by the coding sequence ATGGATTTTTTTTCCTGGGTAATGATTACCGCCGGGTTCGGTATGGCCATAGGTTCTCTTGGCACGGGCATCGGTCAGGGACTGGCCGTTAAGAGCGCACTGGAAGGCGTGGCGCGCAACCCCGGTGCCAGCGGCAAGATTCTGACCACCATGATGATCGGTCTGGCCATGATCGAATCCCTGGCCATCTACGTTTTTGTCGTAGCCATGATCATCCTGTTCGCCAACCCCTTTCAGGATGTGGTTCTCGAACTGCTCGCCAAGTAA
- the casA gene encoding type I-E CRISPR-associated protein Cse1/CasA — translation MNLIEDAWLPVLREQGPDKIAPWQMVEPYNPVLEIIAPRPDFQGALYQFLIGLLQTCFTPEDHDEWLEYWEEMPTVEELKKTFEKVASAFELDKPVDSSFLQDFDLKAGEIKNIAGLLIESPGGKTIKDNLDHFVKGGAIRRVCPSCVATALFTLQINAPSGGVGHRVGLRGGGPLTTLVMPGAKESLWKKLWLNVLDRDWFETTDIELGPGIFPWMGPTRISDKGGKNTTPEDVDSLQVYWGMPRRIRLDFLDAEESRCDLCGENATSFVEKYRTQNYGTNYEGAWVHPLTPYRFDPKKEKPPLSLKGQQGGLGYRHWLGVTMTDQSSGDCSAKVVKAYMEERVHSLTGESLARLWCFGYDMDNMKARCWYDHEMPLLKLDAAQRDNLLHWVKELVDAATDVSGFLRSQLKEAWFKRAKDVKGDMNAVVLEFWQQSENDFYALLKRFSDLPGDQRQVPPEIYAFWAKTIRNLALDLFDSWALESPVEDADMKRIIGARKELAKKLRTSKAMKTLLNKSSL, via the coding sequence ATGAATCTGATTGAAGACGCTTGGTTGCCGGTTCTGCGGGAGCAGGGTCCGGATAAAATCGCTCCTTGGCAAATGGTTGAACCGTACAATCCCGTTTTGGAGATCATCGCTCCACGTCCCGATTTCCAAGGTGCGCTCTATCAGTTTCTGATCGGTCTGTTGCAGACCTGTTTCACGCCGGAAGATCACGATGAGTGGCTGGAATATTGGGAAGAAATGCCGACGGTTGAAGAATTGAAAAAAACTTTTGAAAAGGTGGCCTCTGCATTTGAGCTGGATAAGCCAGTCGACTCGTCTTTTTTACAGGACTTCGATTTGAAAGCTGGTGAGATAAAAAACATCGCGGGTTTGTTGATTGAATCTCCCGGTGGGAAAACGATCAAAGACAATCTCGACCATTTTGTTAAAGGTGGTGCGATTAGAAGGGTTTGTCCCTCCTGTGTAGCCACGGCCTTGTTCACCCTTCAAATCAATGCGCCTTCAGGCGGGGTTGGTCATCGGGTGGGACTGCGTGGTGGCGGGCCGCTGACCACCTTGGTGATGCCTGGTGCTAAGGAATCCCTTTGGAAAAAGCTTTGGCTTAATGTTTTGGATAGAGACTGGTTTGAAACGACCGACATCGAACTGGGCCCGGGCATTTTTCCCTGGATGGGACCGACGCGCATCTCTGACAAAGGCGGTAAGAACACAACGCCGGAGGATGTTGATTCTCTGCAGGTGTACTGGGGGATGCCGCGACGTATCCGTCTGGATTTTCTTGATGCCGAAGAGAGCCGTTGTGATTTATGTGGCGAAAACGCTACATCCTTTGTCGAAAAATATCGGACACAAAATTACGGGACGAATTATGAAGGTGCATGGGTACACCCGCTGACACCTTACCGTTTCGACCCTAAGAAGGAAAAACCTCCTTTATCTTTGAAGGGGCAACAAGGCGGCTTGGGGTATCGGCATTGGCTTGGGGTGACCATGACGGATCAGTCGTCCGGCGATTGCTCGGCAAAAGTTGTTAAAGCCTATATGGAAGAAAGGGTTCACAGCTTGACGGGAGAATCGCTTGCCAGGCTGTGGTGCTTTGGCTACGACATGGACAACATGAAGGCACGTTGCTGGTATGACCATGAAATGCCCCTTCTCAAACTTGATGCCGCGCAAAGGGACAATCTGTTGCATTGGGTGAAGGAGTTGGTCGATGCCGCAACGGATGTTTCAGGATTTTTGCGAAGTCAGCTCAAAGAAGCCTGGTTTAAACGAGCCAAAGACGTTAAAGGCGACATGAATGCTGTTGTGTTGGAATTTTGGCAACAGAGTGAGAACGATTTCTATGCCTTGTTGAAACGTTTTTCCGATCTTCCCGGCGACCAACGTCAAGTTCCCCCGGAAATATACGCATTCTGGGCAAAAACCATTCGAAATCTGGCGCTCGACCTGTTTGATTCCTGGGCGTTGGAATCTCCAGTCGAAGATGCTGATATGAAACGGATTATCGGTGCCCGTAAAGAGTTGGCAAAGAAACTGCGCACAAGTAAGGCAATGAAAACTCTGCTCAATAAATCTTCCCTATAG
- a CDS encoding class I SAM-dependent methyltransferase, whose product MSHWNQHARQWRKIGPPLRPQAEDLDFLTHSIVNQPRFTQKPPDILLLGVTPEITGLPWPPGSRLLAVDQSEAMIREVWSPHPTILSNAVRGKWCQLPTDNHSFDLIVGDGCMTLMDAEQGMLRFISELRRVLRPGGHLALRLFVRPDVPESPGQVFTELEQNRIGNFHIFKWRLLMALHGTLQEGVTVSQAPDCWRQFVADDDRISICTGWEKTTIVTLEAYRNSTARYYFPTLGEARAILSRYLIEERICTPSYELGDRCPTVIYRCP is encoded by the coding sequence ATGTCTCACTGGAACCAACATGCCCGGCAATGGCGAAAAATCGGTCCTCCGTTGCGACCACAAGCGGAAGATCTTGATTTTTTGACACACAGCATTGTAAATCAGCCGCGTTTCACCCAAAAACCTCCCGACATATTGTTACTTGGCGTTACGCCGGAAATAACCGGCCTGCCATGGCCACCGGGAAGTCGGTTACTGGCCGTAGATCAGAGTGAGGCCATGATCCGTGAAGTCTGGTCCCCCCATCCGACCATATTATCCAACGCTGTCCGGGGTAAGTGGTGTCAACTGCCTACCGACAACCATTCCTTCGATTTAATCGTCGGCGACGGCTGCATGACCCTGATGGATGCCGAGCAGGGAATGCTTCGGTTCATTTCGGAACTCCGGAGGGTGCTGCGCCCGGGGGGACATCTGGCACTGCGACTTTTCGTTCGACCCGACGTGCCGGAATCGCCAGGCCAGGTCTTTACAGAACTGGAACAAAACCGCATCGGCAATTTTCATATCTTTAAATGGCGGCTACTTATGGCCCTGCACGGCACCCTGCAGGAAGGCGTGACCGTATCACAGGCCCCGGACTGTTGGCGACAATTCGTTGCTGATGACGACCGGATCAGCATTTGCACCGGCTGGGAAAAAACAACCATCGTCACCTTGGAGGCCTACCGCAATTCAACAGCACGCTATTACTTCCCGACCCTCGGCGAAGCCCGCGCCATACTGAGCCGATACCTGATCGAAGAACGGATTTGCACACCATCCTATGAACTCGGTGACCGCTGCCCAACGGTCATCTACCGTTGTCCATAA
- a CDS encoding F0F1 ATP synthase subunit epsilon: protein MAQKLKLEMVTPAAQVLIEEVDEIAAPGSLGQFGVLPGHTPLLTTLQVGEFSYRKGSDVYYLAVNWGYVEVAEDRVLVLVETAETQDHIDLARAKAALGRAEARLRELTPADKEYHNMQAALQRAMVRIQVAGRGGRG, encoded by the coding sequence ATGGCGCAGAAACTGAAACTGGAGATGGTGACGCCCGCCGCCCAGGTGCTCATCGAGGAGGTCGACGAAATCGCCGCCCCGGGCAGCCTGGGGCAGTTCGGCGTGCTGCCGGGACATACGCCTTTGCTGACTACCCTGCAGGTGGGGGAATTCAGCTACCGCAAGGGCAGCGATGTCTATTACCTGGCGGTGAACTGGGGGTATGTGGAAGTGGCCGAGGACCGGGTGCTGGTGCTGGTGGAAACCGCCGAAACCCAGGACCATATCGACCTGGCACGGGCCAAAGCGGCCCTGGGACGGGCCGAGGCGCGGTTGCGGGAGCTGACCCCGGCGGACAAGGAATACCACAACATGCAGGCGGCTCTGCAGCGCGCCATGGTGCGGATCCAGGTGGCCGGGCGTGGTGGGCGCGGCTGA
- a CDS encoding helix-turn-helix transcriptional regulator yields MAEHLKFERYCWFDCQVRNGRFPNASTLAHHFEICTKTAQRTIDFMRDRLAAPLEYDAHRKGYFYTDQSFTLPSSRCTQNELLAILLARNLLADSADGVISRSIQSFGRKLFAATGAFGLDEKKIDTAFSAIWHGYTPAEGEIFRQVAEALIHSRQLTFYYFSPSQNRTTLRLVEPVHLQHYMGSWILLARCTERCDWRKFFLGRMSQVRLTDIPFTPPPPGYWQDHLAGAFGIFQSGHPQEVVLRFNAYRARWLRHEIWHPKQIMEEQADGSLILRFVVTDFREVKLRILQYGADVEVLAPEGLRDEILGEIGRMVKVYGGE; encoded by the coding sequence GTGGCCGAACACCTCAAGTTCGAGCGTTACTGCTGGTTTGACTGTCAAGTACGAAACGGTCGTTTTCCCAATGCCAGTACCTTAGCCCATCATTTCGAGATCTGCACCAAAACCGCTCAGCGCACCATTGATTTTATGCGGGATCGCCTTGCCGCACCCCTCGAATACGATGCGCATCGTAAAGGCTATTTCTATACCGATCAGAGTTTTACTCTGCCGTCATCCCGGTGTACCCAGAACGAGCTGCTGGCCATTCTGTTGGCGAGGAATCTGCTGGCTGACAGTGCCGACGGTGTGATCAGCCGTTCCATCCAGTCTTTCGGTCGTAAGCTGTTTGCCGCCACCGGCGCCTTCGGTCTGGATGAAAAGAAAATCGATACCGCTTTCTCCGCCATCTGGCATGGCTACACCCCGGCCGAAGGTGAGATCTTTCGTCAGGTCGCAGAAGCCCTGATTCACAGCCGTCAGCTCACCTTTTATTATTTCTCTCCGTCCCAAAACCGAACCACCCTGCGTCTGGTCGAACCGGTTCACCTGCAGCATTACATGGGTAGCTGGATCCTGCTCGCCCGGTGTACAGAACGGTGCGACTGGCGCAAATTCTTTCTGGGGCGCATGTCTCAAGTGCGTCTGACCGATATCCCCTTTACTCCGCCTCCTCCCGGTTATTGGCAGGATCACCTCGCCGGCGCTTTCGGAATTTTCCAGAGCGGCCATCCGCAGGAAGTCGTGCTCCGGTTCAATGCCTATCGTGCCCGCTGGCTGCGTCACGAGATCTGGCATCCGAAACAGATCATGGAAGAACAGGCCGACGGTTCGCTGATCCTGCGCTTCGTCGTCACCGATTTTCGCGAGGTCAAGTTGCGGATATTGCAGTACGGGGCGGACGTCGAGGTGCTCGCTCCCGAGGGGCTGCGGGATGAGATTCTCGGGGAGATCGGACGGATGGTGAAGGTTTATGGCGGGGAGTGA
- the atpD gene encoding F0F1 ATP synthase subunit beta, translated as MSNGKITQVIGPVIDVEFEAGELPEIYYALKVSNPSLGDEPWNLVAEVAQHLGENTVRAIAMDSTDGLVRGQEVLNTGRQISVPVGRGTLGRILNVIGEPVDEQGPVETDTTWEIHRPTPEFVDQSTKVEAFETGIKVVDLLAPYARGGKIGLFGGAGVGKTVLIMELIHNIAKKHGGFSVFAGVGERTREGNDLWNEMKESNVLDKTALVYGQMNEPPGARARVALSALTVAEYFRDQENQDVLLFVDNIFRFTQAGSEVSALLGRIPSAVGYQPTLSTEMGELQERITTTKNGSITSVQAIYVPADDLTDPAPATTFAHLDATTVLSRQIAELGIYPAVDPLDSSSRILDPQVLGEEHYQVARDVQYVLQRYKDLQDIIAILGMDELSEEDKQTVSRARKIQRFLSQPFHVAEIFTGTPGKYVELSETIRGFKEIVEGKHDSVPEQAFYMAGGIDEVLENAAKMAS; from the coding sequence ATGAGCAACGGCAAAATCACCCAGGTTATCGGCCCGGTCATCGATGTCGAATTCGAAGCCGGGGAGCTTCCCGAGATCTATTACGCCCTCAAGGTCAGCAATCCCAGCCTCGGCGACGAGCCCTGGAACCTGGTGGCCGAGGTCGCCCAGCATTTGGGGGAAAACACCGTGCGCGCCATCGCCATGGATTCCACCGACGGTCTGGTGCGCGGCCAGGAAGTGCTCAACACCGGCCGCCAGATCAGCGTGCCGGTCGGGCGCGGCACCCTGGGGCGCATCCTCAACGTTATCGGCGAACCGGTGGACGAACAGGGGCCGGTGGAGACCGACACCACCTGGGAGATCCACCGTCCCACCCCCGAATTCGTCGACCAGTCGACCAAGGTCGAAGCGTTTGAAACCGGTATCAAGGTCGTCGATCTGCTCGCGCCCTACGCGCGCGGCGGCAAGATCGGCCTGTTCGGCGGCGCCGGGGTCGGCAAGACCGTGCTGATCATGGAACTGATCCACAACATCGCCAAGAAACACGGCGGCTTTTCGGTTTTCGCCGGGGTCGGCGAGCGTACCCGCGAAGGCAACGACTTGTGGAACGAAATGAAAGAATCCAACGTCTTGGACAAGACCGCTCTGGTCTACGGGCAGATGAACGAACCGCCCGGAGCCCGTGCCCGCGTGGCGCTGTCGGCGTTGACCGTGGCCGAGTACTTCCGCGATCAGGAAAACCAGGACGTGCTGCTGTTCGTCGACAACATCTTCCGCTTTACCCAGGCCGGTTCCGAGGTTTCGGCGCTGCTCGGCCGCATCCCCTCGGCTGTCGGTTATCAGCCGACCCTGTCCACCGAAATGGGCGAGCTGCAGGAGCGTATCACCACCACTAAGAACGGTTCCATCACCTCGGTACAGGCCATCTACGTGCCCGCCGACGACCTTACCGACCCGGCGCCGGCCACCACCTTTGCGCATCTCGACGCCACCACCGTTTTGTCCCGGCAGATCGCCGAGCTCGGCATCTACCCGGCCGTCGATCCCCTCGACTCCAGCAGCCGCATCCTCGATCCGCAGGTGCTCGGCGAAGAGCACTACCAGGTTGCGCGTGACGTGCAGTACGTGCTGCAGCGCTATAAGGATTTGCAGGACATCATCGCCATTCTGGGGATGGACGAACTGTCCGAAGAGGATAAGCAGACCGTCTCCAGGGCGCGCAAGATCCAGCGCTTCTTGTCCCAACCGTTCCACGTGGCGGAGATCTTTACCGGCACGCCGGGCAAATACGTGGAACTGAGCGAGACCATCCGCGGTTTCAAGGAGATCGTCGAAGGCAAGCACGACAGCGTGCCCGAGCAGGCTTTCTACATGGCCGGCGGCATCGACGAAGTACTGGAGAACGCCGCCAAGATGGCGTCGTAA
- the casB gene encoding type I-E CRISPR-associated protein Cse2/CasB codes for MREQEFWSEEAKQKLRAWFCWLDDNRGDRARLRRAETPDDVVLTEPFFNFLRQMPESWARPWNLPIAAMVAAVLAHVKKDEDKDKKDKDKKSFAAQLASPKPGTDRPCMSEMRFQQLQKSRTPDEFFRRLIRAVKLADSHVNIISLADSIRRWMNEYRYGISLKPLDRLAVRWASDYYTSK; via the coding sequence GTGAGAGAACAGGAGTTTTGGTCGGAAGAGGCAAAACAAAAGTTGCGAGCCTGGTTTTGCTGGCTCGACGACAATCGTGGCGACCGTGCTCGATTGCGGCGAGCCGAAACACCGGATGACGTAGTGCTGACCGAGCCGTTTTTTAATTTTTTACGGCAGATGCCGGAAAGTTGGGCAAGGCCATGGAATCTGCCGATTGCCGCTATGGTTGCGGCGGTTCTGGCCCATGTAAAAAAGGACGAGGATAAGGATAAAAAGGATAAGGATAAAAAATCTTTTGCCGCCCAACTTGCTTCACCAAAGCCGGGGACCGATAGACCCTGCATGAGCGAAATGCGCTTTCAGCAGCTACAGAAGAGCCGGACGCCGGACGAATTTTTTCGGCGTTTGATTCGTGCAGTCAAACTGGCGGATAGCCACGTGAACATTATTTCACTGGCTGACAGTATTCGCCGATGGATGAATGAATATCGTTACGGAATCAGCTTGAAGCCGCTTGACCGGCTGGCCGTACGTTGGGCAAGCGATTATTACACTTCTAAATAA
- a CDS encoding CRISPR-associated helicase/endonuclease Cas3: MIDKENSFFRYWGKTADNGRYHLLPYHCLDVAAVGWLLLAPGRPLTKWLRLTLGVLPKWLRKWFVFLLALHDIGKFATAFQGIKPNLSEQLVPNVQGMSYNERHDSLGFLLWRKVISPLWSASGLGNEQDVSPSQLRAFEPWLKIVTGHHGIPPKDVLNRHQEYFTENDELAAKSFCRSVSLLFLHDIDLSILTDKKFKNRLQQCSWFLAGITVLADWIGSSVPADQYCSSEIPLSEYWFQKALPQAEQILATINLTPACCSSFAGINHLFPFIEQPTPLQAWATSIVVNDRPQLFILEDVTGAGKTEAAVTLCHRLLNADAADGIYAGMPTMATANAMYLRLGKAYQRLFSAEQKPSLVLAHGARHLSDAFRNSVGLPDNAGGNAEYEKNELSGEAYCHAWLADSRKKALLAEVGVGTLDQALLGILPARHQSLRLLGLSRKILLVDEVHAYDPYMNLLLQTLLQAHAANGGSAILLSATLPHKMREQYVQAFCSGSGGEAPALSLEAEYPLVTHVASHVFSEEKIATRQDVARSTAIDWLHNEGEVLDLIRKQVEQGHCVCWIRNTVGDARKAYDALVGCGWIKTGRLSLFHSRFAMIDRQRIEIQTLEFFGDNSDAEIRRGRVLVATQVVEQSLDLDFDVLISDLAPIDLLIQRAGREHRHIRDEFGNRTREKGATDRREPPVFYILAPEPSDTPEATWLKNVLPGTQAVYRHVGQLWLTQKILLKEQVIEPTKNSRILIEEVFGDEAQDYIPEALLDLSWDAEGDAGGKRGIARLNRLDLSKGYSRRSAEDSGGWDEDTNIPTRLSEQTVDVALVVKKGVELLPYAHTERFPWDMSTLSLPKGEWEQVQKSIPRQWQPHIDELREREKALKWIEVLPLVDELLPCYDKAKGWSSKKGDDR, encoded by the coding sequence ATGATTGATAAAGAAAACTCCTTTTTTAGATATTGGGGCAAAACGGCAGATAACGGTAGATATCATCTGCTGCCGTACCACTGTTTGGATGTGGCGGCGGTAGGGTGGCTGCTTCTCGCACCAGGCAGACCGTTAACGAAGTGGCTCCGTTTGACATTGGGGGTCCTGCCTAAATGGCTTCGGAAGTGGTTCGTTTTTTTGCTGGCTTTGCATGACATCGGCAAGTTCGCGACAGCATTTCAGGGGATTAAGCCGAACCTTTCCGAACAGCTTGTCCCTAATGTCCAGGGCATGTCCTATAACGAGCGGCACGACAGTTTGGGATTTCTCCTTTGGAGGAAAGTTATCAGTCCTCTCTGGAGTGCTTCCGGGTTGGGAAACGAACAGGATGTGTCACCCAGCCAACTTCGAGCCTTTGAACCTTGGCTAAAGATTGTTACCGGCCATCACGGAATTCCCCCTAAAGATGTTTTGAATCGGCATCAGGAATATTTTACCGAAAATGACGAATTGGCCGCAAAGAGTTTTTGCCGATCGGTTTCGCTACTATTTCTTCACGATATTGATTTGTCCATCCTGACGGATAAAAAATTTAAAAATCGATTACAACAATGTTCATGGTTTCTGGCTGGGATAACGGTATTGGCGGACTGGATTGGCTCCAGCGTGCCTGCTGACCAGTATTGTTCGAGCGAAATCCCTTTGTCTGAATATTGGTTTCAAAAGGCTTTGCCTCAAGCAGAACAAATTCTTGCCACCATAAATCTTACCCCCGCATGTTGCTCGTCTTTTGCAGGCATTAACCATCTGTTTCCTTTCATCGAACAACCTACTCCTTTGCAGGCTTGGGCAACTTCCATTGTCGTCAATGACCGACCCCAGCTTTTTATATTGGAGGACGTGACCGGTGCCGGAAAAACCGAAGCGGCTGTGACTCTTTGCCACCGTTTGCTCAATGCCGATGCAGCGGACGGCATCTATGCGGGCATGCCGACGATGGCGACGGCCAATGCCATGTATCTTCGTCTGGGGAAAGCCTACCAGCGTCTCTTCTCCGCGGAGCAGAAGCCCTCTCTGGTATTGGCGCACGGAGCGCGACATTTGTCGGATGCCTTTCGTAATTCCGTCGGCCTGCCGGACAATGCTGGGGGAAATGCGGAGTACGAAAAGAATGAGTTAAGCGGCGAGGCATATTGCCATGCCTGGTTGGCCGACAGCCGTAAAAAAGCTCTGCTTGCCGAAGTTGGTGTCGGTACGCTCGACCAGGCGTTGCTAGGCATTTTGCCCGCCAGGCATCAATCCCTTCGGCTCTTGGGGCTTTCCCGAAAAATTCTGCTTGTTGATGAAGTCCATGCTTACGACCCCTATATGAATTTATTGTTGCAGACTCTATTGCAAGCCCATGCGGCCAATGGAGGCAGTGCCATCCTGCTTTCCGCGACCTTGCCTCATAAAATGAGGGAACAGTATGTCCAGGCTTTTTGTTCTGGCTCTGGTGGTGAGGCCCCCGCTCTGTCGTTGGAGGCTGAGTATCCGCTGGTAACGCATGTTGCGTCGCATGTCTTTTCCGAGGAAAAGATTGCAACGCGCCAGGATGTTGCACGCTCTACCGCAATCGATTGGTTGCACAACGAGGGGGAAGTTCTTGACCTTATTCGCAAGCAAGTAGAACAGGGACATTGTGTTTGTTGGATACGCAACACGGTTGGCGATGCCCGCAAGGCGTACGACGCGCTGGTGGGATGTGGTTGGATCAAAACGGGGCGACTTTCGTTGTTTCATAGCCGCTTTGCCATGATCGACAGACAGCGCATCGAAATTCAAACCCTGGAGTTTTTTGGGGATAACTCCGATGCGGAAATACGTCGTGGCCGAGTGCTTGTCGCCACCCAGGTTGTCGAACAATCCCTCGATCTGGATTTTGATGTGCTGATTTCCGACCTTGCCCCGATCGATCTGTTAATTCAGCGTGCCGGTCGCGAACATCGTCATATCCGGGATGAATTCGGCAACAGGACTCGTGAAAAAGGGGCGACGGACCGGCGCGAACCCCCTGTGTTTTACATCCTGGCTCCCGAACCGAGTGACACACCGGAAGCAACATGGTTGAAAAATGTGCTGCCAGGAACACAAGCGGTTTATCGGCATGTCGGACAGCTTTGGTTGACGCAAAAGATTTTGCTGAAAGAACAGGTTATAGAGCCCACAAAAAATTCCAGGATATTGATTGAGGAAGTCTTTGGGGACGAGGCTCAAGATTACATTCCTGAGGCATTGCTTGATCTATCCTGGGACGCGGAAGGAGATGCCGGGGGCAAACGCGGCATCGCTCGTTTAAACCGTCTGGACCTGTCGAAAGGGTATTCAAGACGCAGTGCCGAGGATAGTGGCGGCTGGGATGAGGATACCAATATCCCCACCCGGCTTTCCGAACAGACGGTAGATGTCGCCCTGGTTGTTAAAAAGGGTGTGGAACTGCTGCCTTATGCGCATACCGAAAGGTTTCCATGGGATATGAGTACGCTCAGTTTACCGAAAGGGGAATGGGAGCAGGTGCAAAAAAGCATTCCACGCCAGTGGCAGCCCCATATCGATGAGCTAAGGGAAAGAGAAAAAGCCCTTAAGTGGATCGAAGTGCTGCCGTTGGTCGATGAATTATTGCCTTGTTACGACAAAGCTAAGGGCTGGAGCTCGAAAAAAGGAGATGACAGATGA
- the atpG gene encoding ATP synthase F1 subunit gamma has protein sequence MANLKDIKKRISSVKSTQQITKAMKMVAAARFRKAQAAIMAARPYAAKMQQVLASLALREDPAVHPLLQKHERRGRALVLVVSSDRGLCGGFNLNVAKSTAQLVTDNRDGFDSYELLVIGRKGREQLKMRGLIADKVYEDITADATYATAALIGQEVVEGYEQGRFDAVYLVYNAFYSAIRQEVSIDRLLPITPAEADDQTPPVQPLYEPARGEVLASILPKHVEVQIYRALLESAASEHGARMSAMDSSSKNAGEMIDNLTLQYNRVRQAVITTELVEIISGAASVQ, from the coding sequence ATGGCAAACCTGAAGGACATCAAAAAGCGCATCAGCTCGGTAAAAAGCACCCAGCAGATCACCAAAGCCATGAAGATGGTCGCCGCGGCGCGTTTTCGCAAAGCGCAGGCCGCCATCATGGCGGCGCGGCCTTATGCCGCCAAGATGCAGCAGGTGCTGGCCTCCCTGGCGCTGCGCGAAGACCCGGCGGTCCATCCGCTGTTGCAAAAGCACGAGCGGCGCGGCCGGGCGCTGGTGCTGGTGGTCAGCTCCGACCGCGGGCTGTGCGGCGGCTTCAACCTTAACGTCGCCAAAAGCACCGCCCAGCTGGTGACGGACAACCGCGACGGCTTTGACAGCTACGAGCTGCTGGTGATCGGCCGCAAAGGCCGCGAGCAACTCAAAATGCGGGGACTGATCGCCGACAAGGTTTATGAAGATATCACCGCCGATGCCACCTACGCCACCGCCGCCCTGATCGGTCAGGAAGTGGTGGAAGGCTACGAACAGGGCCGCTTCGACGCCGTGTATCTGGTCTACAACGCCTTTTACAGCGCCATCCGCCAGGAGGTCAGCATCGATCGCCTGCTGCCCATCACGCCGGCTGAGGCCGACGACCAGACCCCGCCAGTGCAGCCGCTGTACGAGCCGGCGCGCGGCGAAGTGCTGGCGTCGATCCTGCCCAAGCATGTCGAGGTGCAGATCTATCGGGCGCTGCTGGAATCGGCCGCCTCCGAGCACGGCGCGCGCATGAGCGCCATGGACAGCTCCAGCAAAAACGCCGGCGAGATGATCGACAACCTGACCCTGCAGTACAACCGCGTGCGGCAGGCGGTCATTACGACCGAGCTGGTGGAGATTATCTCGGGGGCAGCGTCGGTCCAATAA